ACAAAATGGATGTAATGTCCAAAAAGAAAAGACACCTTAAGGTGCCTCTCTCCGACTTGAACCATTTCATTTCATACGAATCGGAATCTATCCGTATTACCATTACCCCTTTGTTATGAGTGTAAACACACACTATAAAGCAGAATCGTCTATATACACTAGATTGTTAGTTCACAAAAGACAAGAGATTTGAGATCAATATCGAAGTGACGCCACATCCCCTATAATAATTGATATGTTACGCCTTTTAAAAGAATCTGCTTTATAGAACGTGCCCACAAGTTATATTTTACTACATGTAATATTCATTTAGTGTATTTTTTAATGAATATGTATAATTACATAAAATGTATGAAAAAAGAGTATACTCTAATATTGTGTAATAAAGATAAAGCCCACCTACGGAATAGGGGGCTTTTCTTACTTTTTATAAATATTTATTCCAATTATATTATCAGATGAGTCTAAACGAATATAAACGTCATCTGATAAAAGGTGTGCATTATATATTCGTTGTTTATATGTTGATATCTCGAAGCGTTTTCCATTTAATTCACATTCTAGAATAATCATATCGCCATGTTCTTTCCAATTTATTAATTTAGCAGTTGTATTCATATAAACCTCCTCTAAATCATTTTATGAAAATTAGTAGAGATAGTGTGAGAAAGGAGTTTATATAACAAAAAAAGACACCTTAAGTGTCTTCTTTGATTACTATAAAAGTCGTTGAATGAAATAGGTTTCTATTTTTATTTGCGTGAAAAGCCTTCTTCATCAAGGTATTCCGCAGCTTCTGGATAAGAGTTGAATGTACCGTCTAAGTTTACACCAGCGTACACGTTCCACATGTCATCCTCTGAAATAAGAGTAAGAATATGACCATCTTCGTTCTGCCATTCTTCTTCTTTCGCAGGTTCTACAGGTGCTACTACCTCTTCTTGTGATAGAAGGTCAATTGATTTCTCAATTACTGAACGTAACTCCTCTGCTGAAAACTCACGGATGTTAACCATACCTTTATCATCTGTTTTATAACCTTTAATACCGCTTGCATATACAAATCCATTTCCATTTGGGTGTAAATGAAATACAACGTTCTTTTTATCTAAACGACTTTCTTCAAAGTGGAAGTTTACACGTTTTAATGATACGTTCTTTCTTTCTAGTTCTGGGAAAGATTCAATAATCGATAATTTTTCTTCAAAAGTTAGCATAGTGCCTCCAAGTATATAGTAAAAGATTTAATTTGTTCATTATAGCATAGTTGCAATTGTTTCCAAAGATAAGGGGAAAACTTTTCGTTGAATACGTTTACGTCACGAGAATGTAAAAAGTGAGCTAACGAATGTATCTTTTTAGGTGTACAATGGAACATGGACTTTATACAAAGGTGGTTTTTTTATGTTTCAAAAAATAGCAAAGGAATGTTTAGCAGGATTTACTGTTGCGATTGTTGCGTTACCACTTGCGATTGCGTTTGGTATTGCTGCGACAGGAACGTCTGAGGGAGCGCTTGTTGGATTGTATGGTGCAATTTTTGCAGGTTTATTCGCAGCGTTATTTGGCGGGACACCTGGGCAAGTAACAGGGCCAACTGGACCGATTACCGTTATTGCAACAGGAGTTATTGCGACGCACGGGTTAGAGGCAAGTTTTATTGCCTTTATGATGGCAGGATTATTTCAAATTTTATTCGGTGTATGTAAGCTCGGTTCTTACGTTCGATATATTCCGTATCCTGTCGTTTCAGGATTTATGAATGGTATTGCATTAATCATTATTTTAGGCGAAATAAAACACGTACAAAATAGTTTTCTACTTGTTGTGTTAACGATTATTGTAATGATTGTTTCTGGCAAATGGATTAAGGCGATTCCGTCTAGTTTAGTAGCACTAGTCGGTGTGACAGCTTTGCTTCCTTTATTTTCTTCTCTACTCGAAGGACTTACAGTAAAGTTACCGATTATCGGAAATCTTTCACTAAATAAAGTAATTGAAAAGATTGGAACTATTCCAGAAGCGATACCTACGCTTCATATTCCATCTTTAAGTGGAACAGGAATAGCAGCACTTATTTTACCAGCGCTTAGTATTGCTTTGTTAGGGTCGATTGACTCGTTGTTAACATCGGTCGTAATGGATAATGTGACAGGTACACGTCATAAAAGTAATAAAGAGCTCGTTGGACAAGGTATCGGTAATATGATGAGCGGATTGTTTGGCGGATTAGCAGGTGCAGGTGCGACTGTAAGGTCTATCGTGAATATAAGAAGTGGCGGTAAAACGGCACTTTCGGCATGTATGCATAGTGTTATCTTATTTATTTTTATTATGGGTCTTGGTTCGGTCGTACAATATATTCCACTTGCTGTATTATCAGGTATTTTAATTTTAACTGGTATTGGAATGTTCGATTGGGGAAGCATGAAAAAGATGCATGTCGCTCCTAAAGGTGATGTCGTTGTTATGCTCGTAACGATGATTGTAACGGTGAAGTTCGATTTAATGATTGCTGTTGCCTTCGGTATTATTCTTTCGTTCATCATATATATGGTGAAATGTAAAGAACGTAAAACTTCTATCGTAAAAGAAAAAGAAGAAACGTACACAATTCAAGGGCCGCTCTCTTTCCTATCAGTAGATCGTATTTTCTCTACTTTACAAGATGTGAAGTCACCGGTTGTTTTACGTATGAAAGATGTGCGTTATATGGATGTATCAGGAGCTATGGCATTATTAAATTTTGTTGAGCAATCAAATAAAGTAGGAGCAAGTGTAAAGCTTGAGCAAGTACATCCGAGTATTGAAAAAACAATCGCAGTAATGGCAAGCGATGAACAGAAAGAGCAATTGAAAATCTTAAGTGTTTAGATAGTAATTAGAATATCTCACAATTTTACATAAATTATAATGTAGAGTTGTGGGATGTTTTTATAATGTTTTTAGTAATATGTATCGCAGTGACAGAGAGGAAGGGCTCTTTTGGCGTAACAGAAACGCTTATAGTGTGTACATATATAATGGAAGGAATTAGAAAAATATTGTGAAGAGACAGGCTTAAATGGGTTCGCTTTTCTATTTTGAAAAAAAAACCAAGTATTCAACCTATAATAAATTTGTTATGATAACCAATGGGATAAAATGAATCCCTATCGCTTAAAACAATATGTTTGAGAGTATATGTATAAAAGAAAAGAGAAAAAATATGAATAAAACATTTGTAAAAGGAGCAGCAATTTTAACCATTACAACTTTTTTGTCAAAATTGCTTGGTAGTTTTTTTCAAATTCCATTACAAAATATTGCAGGAGATGAAGTGCTGGGTATTTTTCGCCTTGTTTTTCCTGTATATATGATTGCTCTTACATTATCGGTAGCCGGAGTTCCACTTGCAATTTCGAAACTAATTGCAGAGTTGAACGAAAAAAATAAGCAAAAGGAAATTGCGAAATTATTTAAATCAGCGTCAATTATTGGGATAGCATTTGGCGTTTTCGGCTGTTTAGTCATTGTATTATTTTCTATTGAAATTGCGAATATGCTCGGTGGACAAGAAACTAGAATGCCGTTGCTTATTACTTCATTAGCATTACTCATTGCGCCATACATGGCGGTGTATAGAGGGTATTTTCAAGGTTTCGGTGATATGAAACCAACAGGGGTATCACAGGTCATTGAGCAATTTGTACGTGTGTTTTTTATGTTAATAATTGCTTACATACTAGTATCATGGGATAAGAGTAATACTGTTATTACTAGTGGTGCGATGGTTGGCTCTTTTCTTGGAGTCATTAGTTCGCTTATATATTTGCGTATAAAATATAATAGAAGTCCATACTACAATAAAAGCAATTCCTATTCGCTCCGAGATTTAAGAGAAAACGGCAAAAAGATATTGCGGGTATCGATCCCAATCGCTATCGGAGCTTTATCAATGCCACTTTTAAATTTAGTAGACTCGCTTACAATACCGCATGTATTACAAGGATCATCAACAGAAATTCAAGAACAATTTGGAATATACAGTCGCGGTTTTGCATTCACGCAAATAATTGTTATTTTTGCAAGTGCAATTGTATTTCCGTTAATACCACTCTTAACTTCCGCATTGGCCAAAAGAGATATAAATTTGGCGAAAATAACAATTCAAAATACAAATCGACTAGCGCATGTTTTGACAGCACCGTTAACAATATGGTTGATGGCATTAACAGTACCGTTAAATGTCGGATTGTTCACAGACGTAAAAGGCAGTAGTATGTTAACAGTTATGATTGGCAGTTCGTATTTTACTGCGGTTATGGTATTATCAATAGGTGTTTTACAGGGCATTAACCGTTCTGCACAAGCTGCATGGATTGTTATTGGTGCGAGTTGTGTGAAAGTCGTGTTAAACATTATGTTCGTGCAGAAGTTTGGCATAGATGGAGCGGCGTATAGTACACTAATTACTTACATATTGCTTTGTATTGTAAATCATTTGTATATTCGAAGCTATATTGCCTATTCTATTCATTTAAAAAGCTTTTTTGGTGTGCTAGCAATAGCATGTATTTTGGGACTAGGATTGTATGAATTATGTAATGTGATAGATGTTACATCTTCAAGAATTATGACGTTATTATTCAGTGGTATAGCATTAAGTATTACAACCATTTTGTATGGTGTATGTGCTTTGAAATTAAAATGGATATCAATAAACAAAATACCATTTTTGAAAAGATAAATATAGAAATTTAATTTTTTATTATAATTCATATGAACTGATAAAGAGGAAACTATGTAGGGTATCAAGTGTTTAGGTAAGGAATGGGTACCAGTTTATGTTAGATGAAATAAACGGTTACCTAGTTTTGGAGGAGATTTAGGGTGCGTTTAGTCTTATCAGGATATTATGGTTTTTATAATGTTGGAGACGAGGCGATTCTACAATCAATTATTGAATCGTTAAGTAAAGAGAACCCGGATATAGAACTAGTAGTACTATCAAATGATTCTAAATATACAAAGGAAATGTATGGTGTAGAATCGGTAGATCGCTGGGATATAAAAGCTGTTTATCATGCAATCAAAAACAGTGATGGAGTCATTAGCGGTGGCGGGAGCCTTCTTCAAGATCAGACAAGTACGAAGAGTATTCTATATTATACGGGTATTATGGGACTCGCTCGATTATTAAAAAAGCCGTATTATATTTATTCACAAGGAATAGGTCCAATTACAAAAGGATATAATCGTTTATTAGTAAAATGGAACTTGTCAAAAGCTTCCTACGTATCAGTTCGAGATGAGGATTCGTTTTTATATTTAAAAGAACTTGGCATAAAAAACGATATTGAAATTGTTCCAGACCCTGTTTTAACATGGAAACGGACAAAACAATCGGATTGGTTGCAAAAGCATTCGATACATGGAAAAGTAATTGCGGTTAGTGTGCGTTATTGGAATGCAAAAGAAGATTATATAAAAAAATTAGCTGAGGCATTAAAAAAATTAAAGCAAGAAGGATACCAAATTCTATTTGTTCCAATGCATGAGCCATTTGATCAAAAAGCTTCGCGTGAAGTAGTAGACTTAATGGGAGAAGAGACGTATATGCTTCCATATAAAATGGATATCGACGAGAAAATATTCATTTTATCACAATGTTCATTACTAATTGGTATGCGTCTTCATGCACTTGTTTTTTCTGCTGTAGCCAAAACTCCAATGGTCGGGATTTCATACGATCCGAAAATTGATTCGTTTTTAAGTCAAGTGAATCAGCCAGTTATAGGAAGTGTGGATGGCGAATGGAGTGCTGAGTATTTATATGAAATTGCGAAAAAGCAATTAATGCAACAAGGAACTGTGGAGCAAGAGTTACAATTGACAATAGATGAGCTTCGGTTGCAAGGCAAACAGGCAACAAAGAAACTCATTGATCATATGGAAAAAGGCACTTTATTAAAAAAGTAAAGTGTCTTTTATTTTTGTTTTGAATTTAATGAAAATTCTAATTACAAAAACGTTTTATTTTAATTCCTATTTATTATGCTAAAATGATTGCGATTATTATATAATCAAATTTGTGATAATAAATTCGTAGATTACGAGGAGGGTAAACTTGAAGACTTTTTCAAAAGGTATAACAGCAGTGGCATTAACGGGATCATTACTTTTAACTCCTATTTCAAGTTATGCGGCAAATGATGATATTACAGGACATATGTTTGAGACGAATATGCGCTCACTTATTACTAAAGGAGTTTTAATGGGGTATGGAGACAATGTATATGCGCCTGATAAATTAGTAACAAGAGCAGAGTTTGCTACATTCATAGCAAGGGCTTTAAATTTACCGAAAGCTGATTCGAATTTCGAGGATGTGCCGAAGACTTACGGTTTATATGATGGTGTAAGTAGAGCATATGGAGCGAAAATTATTAATGGTCGTACGAACGAGACATTTTCACCAAATGATGTAATTACACGTGAAGAAATGTCGATAATGGTAAAGCGAGCGTTAGACTATAAAAATATTAAAGTAGCTGTAAGTCCGCTTACCTTTACTGATAAAGATAGTATTAACTATAAAGAGCATGTACAAGTTATGGTGGCCACTCAAATTATTAAAGGGTATCCAGAAGATAATACATTTAGACCACATTTATCAGCTACAAGAGGGATGGCTTCAGCTATGTTGGATCGTATGCTTCAGACGATTGAAAAAAACGGAAATAGCAATCCTGTAGAAACTAAGAAATATGTTGTGACAAATGTAAGAGAAAACGGAACAGAGCAAGAAGTAGAGCGCTATAATACGTATAAAGAAGCGGTTACGGCTGCTCAAAATAAAGGTATGAATGCGGTAAAATACGAGAACGAATTTTTATGGATTAAAGATGGTTTTGCAAGTGCAAAAAGAATAACTGGGCAAAACATCATTAATATTTATGATGAGAATTTGTCAACAGTATATACGTATATTCAGTATGGAACAGAATTGAAAGTGTTAGAAGTTGGCGAAGATCGCGTGAAAGTTCAACTTTCTGGTTTGACAGGTTATGTGAAGAAGAATGAAATCACTTTAATTCCTACAAATGAAATGAAACAGTCGTCTTATTATGTGAAATCAGATGGATATTTATACCATAAATATTATACATATAATACAAGTTCACCTGGATATACAGAATTTAGATATGGTGTGGCACCTTCTTTCATGAAGCAAGGACAGCAAATGTATAGTGTAGATGGAAAGACATTTGGAGACGAAACTTTCTATCAATATTTCAATTATTTATCATTACGTTCGAAAACAGATTATACAGCTGAACAACTAGATAGTTATGTGAAATCGATTAAACCAGACTCTCCATTAATTGGTTTAGGAAAGAAATTTAAAGAAGTAGAAAGCAAGTATAATGTAAATGCATTATTCTTATATTCATTAGCAATTCATGAAAGTTATTATGGAACAAGCGCTCTTGCAAAAGACAAAAATAATTTATTTGGTTTAAAAGCAACAGACGATAGTCCGTATGGTAACGGAGAAGCATTCAATTCAAAAGAAGATTGTATTGAACATGCAGCAAAATTATACATGAATGAAGGATATTTAAATCCAGGACATTGGCGTTATACAGCAACATATACAGGTGATAAAGTTGCTGGTTTAAATGCGAAATATGCATCTGATGCGAACTGGGGTAAAAAAGTAGCGGGGCATATGAACCGTTTTGATTCTTATTTAGGTAAAAAAGAATACAACAAGTACAAACTTGCACGTGTGATGAATAACGTGGAAGTGAAAAAGAATCCTAGTATATCAAATGAGCGACTGTATCGTTTAAATACAAATGTAGTTGTCACAGTTACTGGTGAAGAGATAATAAATGGAAAAGCGTGGGTTAAAGTTATTTCAGATAATCCTACTGTAACAGAAGCGTATATTGCAAAAGAAAGCTTAGAATACGTAAAACATTAATTAAATAAAAAAGAAGGTGCTACTAATATTTCGTAGCACCTTCTTTTTATCCCGCTATTTGCCGGGCAGTAATCCCCACCTCAAAATTCAGTGGAAGCAAGGAAGTTAGGTGGGGGATGAACTGCCCGTAAAAGCCCGATTGGTTCAACTAATAATCAGTGGGGGATGAACAAAACCCCCACTGATTAAAGTTTCACTTTATTCAATTTCAAAATCAACAATGATATAAGCGAGAATAACAATGAAGAAAATACTAACGGCTGGCGCTGTTAATACGTGGCCAGACATAAAGCCAATGCCAAGTGATAGAATGAGTGTGCTCGCTAATAGCATATACTTTACGCTCATGATTTTCTTAAAGTTTGTGATCATGCGGATGAATAATTTAATACCAAAGTATAGAAGAGGTATTAAGTAAATAAGGAAACCGACAATTCCAAATGCGAAAAATAGGTCATGGAAGTCCATTTCAATTAATTTAATTTTATCTGTGTAGTTACCAGCGTAACCCATTCCGAATAGTTTTTGTGAAAGCGGTGCGTCTTTATAGTATTGTTTGTATGTTTTTAAAAATTTGTCGCGATCACTGTAAATTAAACTTTTTACTTCAGAATCTGTAAGTTCACCTTTTGCATGTTTTTTTGCATCTTCTGGATCTGCTTTAATTACTTTTCCTTCTTTTCGATCTTTCTCTTCTTGTACTGATTTTTTGTATTCGTATATTTGCATGTGAATGCCCATATTTTTTGCGATAGGAGTATGCGGTGTAAGAGCAATTAAACCTCCTAGTATAACTGCGACAACAACGGTATTTACAATATGTGTGAATCCTTTTCCTTCTTTTTTACGATTTATCATATATTCAATGAATGAGAAGAAAAGTGCTACGCCTAATGTAATAACAATTGCGCCATATCCGACTTTCGTTCCGACCATAATACTTGCATACATCGCAAGTATTGTTGGAATCCAGTAATATATTTTCGAGAAAGAAGTTGTTTTATGAATCGAATATAAGACAATGATTGGGAACATAATGGCGAAAAGAGAACTTAAATCATTTCCAGCGAAGAACCAACCTCTTGAACCGATTTTTGAGTGAGGATAGCTTGGGAAATCCGTTCCAGTTTGCATTGCGACAATCATTGTAATGCTTAAAATTAAAGTTGCATATAAGAAATATGTAATGATTTTATGGAATACATACTCTTTATTTTTTAGCTCTTTAAAGGCGATAATATATCCAAACAGTAGCACAATTGGATATACGCTCTTTAAGATGAATTTAACTTCTTCTCCAAATGAAACTGGAGATTTAACCATCATATTATTTACAAGACCAATTGCGAGTGCGATTCCGAGTAAGCATAAATAGAGGATGTACTTTTTCGCATCTTGTTGTTTGTGATGAAGAAGTAGGTACCCTAATGCAAGAAGCATAAAGGCGAAACGAACTACAACTCCAACTGTTGCGCTCATGTGTAGTATATAGATTGAAAAAGATGTTAATAAATCTAAAATTGGTTGAAACACAATGAATAGCAATAGGAAATGTGGGAAGTAGTTATCCGTTTGTTTCAACTTATTAACCATATGTTCCTCCAGTTCTTCATTCCTTTATTACAACACCCAAAAGATGGGTATAAAGCCTTTTTTACATAGTAAGGCGAATGAATTTCAATATTTGTTTTTTTATCAAACTTAAGAATACACCATTTCATTGTAATGGTAAATAGATGAAAAGCATGGATAAACCGACTTTAATTTCTATATTTTTCAACGGAATTGTATGTTTTATACGGTAAATGTACAAATTGCGAGATTATTAGACAGAAAATTGAGAAAAAAGAAGGATTTTTCAGTGGTTTTCTATAATTATATAAGTATAATCTTTATGGAGAAAAGAGGGGTATATATAATGGAAATAACAAGTAAAACAGAATCTGTCGTTGTGAAATATGAAGGCCACGTTGCAACGGTTATGGTCAATCGCCCAGAGGTGTTAAATGCGTTGGATGAGCCGACCTTAAAAGAGTTATTACAAAAGTTGAAAGAAGTAGCGGAAAGTTCTGCGCATATCGTTGTGTTATGCGGGAACGGCCGTGGTTTTTCTGCGGGTGGGGATATTAAATCGATGCTTTCAAGTAATGATGAAAGTAAGTTTGATGGCATTATGAATACCATTTCTGAAGTTGTCGTGACATTATATACGATGCCAAAGCTTGTTATTAGTGCAATTCATGGACCGACTGCAGGTCTTGGGTTAAGTATTGCGTTAACAGCTGATTATGTAATGGCGGATATATCATCTGTTATTGCAATGAACTTTATTGGAATCGCTTTAATTCCAGATGGAGGCGGTCATTTCTTCCTTCAAAAGCGTGTCGGTGAAAATATGACGAAGCAAATTATTTGGGAAGGTAAGAAGTTATCAGCGACAGAAGCGCTTGATATCGGCTTAATTGATGAAGTAATCGGCGAAGATTTCCAAACGGCTGTGAAACAAAAAATTAATGAATGGTCACAAAAACCGATTAAAGCAATGATTCAAACGAAGCAAATTTTATGTGAAGTAAATCGCTCTAATTTAGAGCAAACATTGCAATTAGAAAAGCGTGGTCAATATGCAATGAGACAAACAGCGGATCATAAAGAAGGTATTGCTGCGTTTTTAGAGAAACGTTTACCAGCATTTAAAGGGGAATAAAGTTTGTCCATTCCTCACTGATTATTAGCTCGTTAATTCGGGGTAAAGGGGAGAAAGTGCTAACACATTTTAGTATAATTGTGTTAGCACTTTTTTTTAGGAGTAATACATGAAGAAAATAATCGGTGTTATCACTATTATTTTGCTTACATATTCTGCTTTGCATAGTACACCATCTTTGGCAGTTCGGACTGCGTTATTTTTTGAGGGACATCCAAGTGTTGCATTTTCTGACGGGGTGACGAAAGAAAAAGATGTGAAAAAAGAAGCGATTCCAGATGAGTACCAAACTCTATATGGTAAGGAAGAAAACTCAGAGCACTATTTCTTTCCGCCTGTAAGAGCACATGAATCAGAAATTGATATGTTAAGTGCATGCGTGAAGAAAAAATGGTTTTTCTATAAAGCAGAGCTCGGATGTTATTAAATATAGGAGGATGAATGATGTCAGCATATAACAAGTTAGTAAGAGATCGTGTTCCAGAGAAGATTTTAATGTCTGGAAAAACATATACAGCACAAAAATTAACAGGGCAAGCATACATACAAGCTTTAGCGAAAATTGGAACGGAAGAAATTCGTGAATTTGCTTCTATGAAAGAACGCGAACATGCGCTAGATTCTCTTGCGGATGCGCTAGAAGTTATCATCTCATTAGCACGTGCAGAAGGTGCATCGATTGAAGATGTAGAACGCCTTCGTAAGCAAAAAGAGATAGAGCGCGGTGGATTTGAAAAAGGGATTTATTTATTAGACGTTTCAGAAGAATAGTTTTATAGGAAAAGCATAGCGTTAATGAGTAACGCTATGCTTTCTTGTTGCAATGAAGCTAATAATGAAGAAGATAGCTGTTAATATCCAGCCGATTGTAATAGAAGTAGTAGTATGAACGGCATAAGAGATTTGTAAACAAAATAATGATGCTAAAAACCAAATGAGTGCAATGTGTATATATTTTTTTGATATATTCATATTTCAAGGCTCCTTTTGTATACTAAAAAGAATTTTACTACAATTTAGAAAATTAGGCTATATAAGTAGAGGTTTTCTGGCGAATTTTGTATACTGAATAGTAGAGAAAATGAGGAGGAAACGACAATGGCACACCATACGAAAGAAACGATGGAACTGATTAAGGAGCTTGTCTCTATTCCAAGTCCATCTGGAAATACAGCAAAAATTATTAATTTCATTGAAAACTATGTCAGTGAGTGGAACGTAGAAACGAAACGTAATAATAAGGGAGCTCTTATTTTAACGGTAAAAGGGAAAAATGATGCGCAGCATCGCTTATTAACGGCACACGTTGATACGTTAGGTGCGATGGTGAAAGAAATTAAGCCTGATGGTCGCCTGAGTCTTTCTATGATTGGTGGATTTCGCTGGAACTCTGTAGAAGGGGAATATTGCGAAATTGAAACATCAAGTGGCAAGACATATACAGGAACGATTTTAATGCATCAAACATCTGTACATGTATATAAAGATGCAGGTGAAGCAAAACGCGATGAGAAAAATATTGAAGTTCGTATTGATGAGCGCGTATTTTCAGCTGATGAAGTACGCGAATTAGGAATTGAAGTAGGAGACTTCGTTTCATTTGATCCGCGCGTTCAAATTACAGAGAGTGGATACATAAAATCACGTCATTTAGATGACAAAGTAAGTGTTGCAATTTTATTAAAATTAATTAAAAGATTACAAGATGAAAACGTAACATTACCATATACGACGCATTTCTTAATTTCTAATAATGAAGAGATTGGATACGGTGGTAACTCTAACATTCCAGAAGAAACTGTTGAATACTTAGCAGTTGATATGGGAGCGTTAGGTGATGGACAAGCATCTGATGAATATACAGTATCTATTTGTGCAAAAGACTCTAGCGGCCCGTATCATTATGCACTGCGCAAACATTTAGTAGAGCTTGCGAAAACGAATCATATTGAATATAAAGTAGATATTTATCCGTACTACGGATCTGATGCATCAGCTGCGATTCGCGCGGGATTTGATGTGAAACATGCGTTAATTGGAGCGGGTATTGATTCTTCCCATGCATTTGAACGTACGCATGAAAGTTCAATTGCGCATACAGAAGCATTAGTGTATGCATATGTAATGTCTAATTTAATTGAAGAATAATTTCATAGATAATAGAGAGCTGATTAAAGATATTATTTTTAATCAGCTTTTTATTTGGCAAAGCGATTAGGAGACATGTCCTAATCGCTTTTTATCTCGCAAAAGCCCGATTGGTGAGGGCTGATTAAAGTTTTTATATACATTCATTATAAGTTATATATATGCGATTTTTGTTATACGGCCGGAAACGTATTTACTATAGATATATAATGTTATACACTATGAAAGGAATTAATTAATAGTTAATATTTTTTAGTTAGCTTGATTAAAAAAATGAATGAATATGAAGTTTTGAGAGGAGATTTATTTTTCATGAAGTACAAAGCAATAGCCGCAGGTTTATTAGCAGCAA
This genomic interval from Bacillus thuringiensis contains the following:
- a CDS encoding enoyl-CoA hydratase; amino-acid sequence: MEKRGVYIMEITSKTESVVVKYEGHVATVMVNRPEVLNALDEPTLKELLQKLKEVAESSAHIVVLCGNGRGFSAGGDIKSMLSSNDESKFDGIMNTISEVVVTLYTMPKLVISAIHGPTAGLGLSIALTADYVMADISSVIAMNFIGIALIPDGGGHFFLQKRVGENMTKQIIWEGKKLSATEALDIGLIDEVIGEDFQTAVKQKINEWSQKPIKAMIQTKQILCEVNRSNLEQTLQLEKRGQYAMRQTADHKEGIAAFLEKRLPAFKGE
- a CDS encoding nucleoside triphosphate pyrophosphohydrolase; the protein is MSAYNKLVRDRVPEKILMSGKTYTAQKLTGQAYIQALAKIGTEEIREFASMKEREHALDSLADALEVIISLARAEGASIEDVERLRKQKEIERGGFEKGIYLLDVSEE
- a CDS encoding M42 family metallopeptidase produces the protein MAHHTKETMELIKELVSIPSPSGNTAKIINFIENYVSEWNVETKRNNKGALILTVKGKNDAQHRLLTAHVDTLGAMVKEIKPDGRLSLSMIGGFRWNSVEGEYCEIETSSGKTYTGTILMHQTSVHVYKDAGEAKRDEKNIEVRIDERVFSADEVRELGIEVGDFVSFDPRVQITESGYIKSRHLDDKVSVAILLKLIKRLQDENVTLPYTTHFLISNNEEIGYGGNSNIPEETVEYLAVDMGALGDGQASDEYTVSICAKDSSGPYHYALRKHLVELAKTNHIEYKVDIYPYYGSDASAAIRAGFDVKHALIGAGIDSSHAFERTHESSIAHTEALVYAYVMSNLIEE